The following coding sequences are from one Kwoniella bestiolae CBS 10118 chromosome 2, complete sequence window:
- a CDS encoding mitochondrial carnitine/acylcarnitine carrier-like protein has protein sequence MAQDKGKRPEEVSDPDIVDDIKDTQRVGKDTGHSPFIGFAAGICSGLLLIDRTPVRYDKMQCTPTGTFNGAWDCFTKTISKEGPRALYKGASVPAVSWGITDSILMGSLHNYRAILLRHGFAERTPKNDAERLSLLGHSVAGLFAGWTNASIAHPTEVIKCKLQLQLVQPAHVPKQFSGPFDVVRQTVAEQGITGMWKGLGASFIYRSCFAAMFGGFEIFNRLFKSFDGTRYEMSTELANFLAGGMASNMYWFTALPLDNVKNRIMVDSIKDPRYKGVFDAYRQVWRETYNPSKGFSWNSIARVKNFYKGFVPVVLRAFPTNAAALAVWEGVMRWSNAKL, from the exons ATACACAGAGGGTAGGCAAAGATACCGGTCATTCACCTTTTATAGGTTTCGCAGCTGGGATATGTTCCGG cttgttgttg ATCGATAGGACACCCGTTCGATACGATAAAA TGCAGTGTACACCGACTGGAACGTTTAACGGCGCGTGGGACTGTTTCACCAAGACGATAAGTAAGGAG GGTCCTCGAGCACTGTACAAAGGCGCAAGTGTACCAGCGGTATCATGGGGAATAACCGACTCAATATTGATGGGAAG TCTGCACAACTACCGAGCAATCCTACTGCGGCATGGCTTTGCTGAGAGAACACCGAAAAATGACGCCGAGAGATTATCCCTCCTGGGACATAGCGTAGCAGGTTTATTTGCAGGATGGACAAA CGCATCGATAGCCCATCCAACCGAAGTCATAAAATGTAAACTCCAACTGCAGCTTGTGCAGCCCGCACACGTCCCCAAACAATTCAGCGGCCCGTTCGACGTGGTTCGTCAGACAGTCGCGGAACAGGGTATAACGGGGATGTGGAAGGGTCTGGGAGCAAGTTTCATCTATCGAAGTTGTTTCGCAGCGATGTTTGGAG GGTTCGAAATTTTTAATCGACTGTTCAAGTCTTTCGATGGGACGAGATACGAGATGTCAACTGAGTTGGCGAATTTCCTAGCGGGCGGAATGGCAAGTAATATGTATTGGTTTACTGCGTTGC CCTTGGATAACGTCAAGAATCGAATAATGG TCGACTCGATCAAGGATCCAAGGTATAAAGGCGTATTCGACGCGTACCGCCAAGTATGGCGAGAAACGTATAACCCCTCGAAAGGATTTAGCTGGAACTCCATAGCGAGAGTGAAGAATTTctacaag GGCTTTGTCCCGGTTGTGCTGAGAGCTTTTCCTACTAACGCTGCTGCTTTGGCTGTATGGGAAGGAGTGATGCGTTGGTCTAATGCAAAATTGTAG